From Candidatus Omnitrophota bacterium, a single genomic window includes:
- the rplU gene encoding 50S ribosomal protein L21: protein MYAIMSINGDQVKVEKDTKFTVNRLKDLSSKTLKVEEVLFAKKGNSYLVGDPTIKGAYVECEVLRETRGKKVIAYKYRDRKSSQSIKGHRQDLTELKVVNIELGESAKKSGEEKKAEE, encoded by the coding sequence ATGTACGCTATAATGAGTATTAACGGGGATCAGGTCAAAGTTGAGAAAGATACGAAGTTCACGGTGAACAGGTTAAAGGACCTGTCCTCAAAGACGTTGAAGGTGGAAGAGGTGCTTTTTGCCAAGAAGGGGAACAGCTATCTCGTGGGTGATCCGACCATAAAGGGCGCTTATGTTGAATGCGAAGTGCTCAGGGAGACCCGCGGGAAGAAAGTCATCGCTTATAAGTACCGCGACAGGAAGAGTTCACAGTCCATCAAAGGACACCGTCAGGACCTTACGGAGCTAAAGGTCGTGAATATCGAGCTTGGCGAGAGCGCGAAAAAATCCGGCGAAGAAAAGAAAGCCGAAGAATAA
- the rpmA gene encoding 50S ribosomal protein L27, which produces MAHKKGQGSSRNGRDSNSQRLGVKKYGGQAVLAGNILVRQRGTHYKPGLNVAKGKDDTLFAKCEGVVSYTGKRVVNVMPK; this is translated from the coding sequence ATGGCACATAAAAAAGGACAAGGTTCATCGCGCAACGGACGCGATTCAAATTCACAGAGACTGGGTGTAAAAAAATACGGCGGGCAGGCTGTCCTGGCAGGTAACATACTGGTCAGGCAGAGAGGGACCCATTATAAACCCGGGCTTAACGTAGCTAAGGGTAAGGATGATACATTGTTCGCGAAATGCGAAGGAGTGGTGTCCTATACCGGTAAGCGCGTCGTGAACGTCATGCCAAAATAA
- the obgE gene encoding GTPase ObgE, giving the protein MLIDHAKIYVSGGRGGNGCQSLYKDKYQRKGTPDGGDGGDGGNVVVESDPNLNTLLDFRYNQHHNAGNGKHGGSNTKIGKRGQDRVLKVPPGTIIIDASNGLVMRDLVSVGESVIVAKGGSGGRGNARKCEATPGEPGEEKTIIFELKLVADVGIIGFPNAGKSTLVSRISRARSKIAPYPFTTKDPHLGVVSLYEDTFVVADMPGLIEGAHQGKGLGDRFLRHIERTRVLVHLVDMQPVDGSDPLENFKKLEQELKAYDEDVFNKPRVIAGSKMDLPGADKELERFSKEVGDKVFPVSAVSGYGVKDLLDEIYHKVKAFR; this is encoded by the coding sequence ATGCTTATCGATCACGCCAAGATCTATGTCTCCGGGGGGCGTGGCGGGAACGGATGCCAAAGCCTCTATAAGGACAAGTACCAGAGAAAAGGCACCCCCGACGGCGGTGACGGCGGTGACGGCGGTAACGTAGTGGTCGAAAGCGATCCTAACCTCAATACACTTCTGGATTTCAGGTATAATCAGCATCATAACGCGGGGAACGGCAAACACGGTGGCTCTAACACTAAGATCGGGAAACGCGGTCAGGACCGTGTGCTCAAAGTGCCTCCGGGTACGATCATCATAGACGCGTCAAATGGTCTTGTGATGAGGGATCTTGTATCAGTCGGAGAAAGTGTCATTGTGGCTAAGGGTGGCTCTGGCGGCAGGGGTAACGCGAGGAAATGCGAGGCCACTCCCGGCGAGCCCGGCGAGGAAAAAACCATTATTTTCGAGCTTAAACTTGTCGCGGATGTGGGCATAATTGGGTTCCCTAACGCGGGGAAGTCCACGTTGGTGTCGAGAATATCCAGGGCCAGGTCCAAGATAGCCCCTTATCCGTTCACGACAAAAGATCCCCATCTGGGTGTGGTAAGCCTTTATGAGGATACTTTTGTGGTGGCCGATATGCCCGGGCTCATTGAAGGAGCGCATCAGGGTAAAGGACTGGGGGACAGGTTCCTAAGGCATATCGAGCGTACGCGGGTCCTGGTCCATCTGGTCGATATGCAGCCGGTGGATGGCAGTGATCCCCTGGAGAATTTTAAAAAACTGGAGCAAGAACTCAAGGCCTATGACGAAGACGTATTCAATAAACCAAGGGTCATAGCGGGGAGTAAAATGGACCTGCCAGGGGCCGATAAGGAACTGGAAAGGTTCTCAAAAGAGGTGGGGGATAAAGTATTCCCTGTCTCCGCGGTAAGCGGATACGGGGTAAAGGACCTTCTGGACGAGATATATCATAAAGTGAAAGCGTTCAGGTGA
- the proB gene encoding glutamate 5-kinase, with product MKRITVKIGTRVLTDKDNRIDRKVLRLLVGQISDLVDGGLEVIVVSSGAIGAGLGLLNIQKKGRSLSDLQAIASVGQNHLMDIYNEYLAKRGYVAGQILLTQDDFNDRRRFLNIRYTINSLLEFKAVPIINENDTVSTEEIKFGDNDRLSSLVADISDSDMLVILTDVEGLMDASGCVIGEVDMVSEDIKKLCRGKGCEVSTGGMISKLESMAKVSKAGIPGVIARGRRENVLLDIRDGKHVGTRFNPSERPIKARKRWIAFSKRSKGAIVVDDGARKALVEKHKSLLPGGVKGVRGVFSDGDVVDIVDADGKVLARGVSNYTSAETDKIKGKRTDCIERELGYKDYDEVVHRDNLVVMGE from the coding sequence ATGAAAAGAATAACCGTCAAGATAGGGACACGGGTCCTCACGGATAAGGATAACCGTATCGACAGGAAGGTGCTTCGGCTCCTGGTGGGGCAGATATCGGACCTTGTGGACGGGGGGCTTGAGGTCATAGTTGTGTCATCCGGCGCCATCGGGGCCGGGCTCGGCCTCCTGAACATACAGAAAAAGGGCAGATCACTTTCCGATCTTCAGGCCATAGCCAGTGTCGGGCAGAACCACCTGATGGATATTTATAATGAATACCTGGCTAAACGCGGGTATGTGGCCGGGCAGATACTCCTGACGCAGGATGATTTCAACGACAGACGGCGATTCCTCAACATAAGATATACCATTAATTCCCTGCTTGAGTTCAAGGCCGTACCTATAATAAACGAGAATGATACTGTCTCCACTGAAGAGATAAAGTTCGGTGACAACGACAGATTGTCGAGCCTGGTGGCGGATATATCGGATTCGGATATGCTGGTGATACTCACGGATGTGGAAGGCCTCATGGACGCCAGCGGTTGTGTGATAGGTGAGGTCGACATGGTAAGCGAGGACATAAAGAAACTGTGCAGGGGAAAAGGATGCGAGGTGAGCACGGGCGGGATGATCTCCAAGCTTGAATCCATGGCAAAGGTCTCTAAGGCAGGGATACCCGGTGTTATCGCCCGTGGCAGGAGAGAGAACGTTCTTTTGGACATTCGCGACGGTAAGCATGTGGGGACGCGTTTCAATCCCAGCGAGAGGCCTATAAAGGCGCGTAAGAGATGGATAGCCTTCAGCAAGAGGTCAAAAGGCGCTATTGTGGTCGATGACGGGGCCAGGAAGGCATTGGTCGAAAAGCATAAAAGCCTTCTTCCCGGTGGGGTTAAAGGCGTACGCGGTGTTTTTTCCGACGGGGACGTGGTGGACATAGTCGATGCCGACGGGAAGGTGTTGGCAAGGGGAGTATCGAACTATACTTCGGCGGAAACAGATAAGATAAAAGGCAAAAGGACAGATTGCATAGAAAGAGAACTTGGGTATAAGGATTATGACGAGGTCGTCCATCGGGATAATCTCGTCGTTATGGGGGAATAA